A region from the Halobellus litoreus genome encodes:
- the ligA gene encoding NAD-dependent DNA ligase LigA: MSYADPDNPYLRDPDTDFDPVEELTREEGRAQAEALRAAIREHDHRYYVLAAPLVSDRAYDELFARLQDLEAHFDLDTGTSPTRRVGGEPLDELETVEHRAPMLSIEQSTDADAVRAFDRRVREAVGDVDYVCEPKFDGLSVEVVYEDGEYVRAATRGDGERGDDVTEQVRTIRSIPLSLRGDVPDSLAVRGEVFMPKDAFREHNRERVERDEEPFANPRNAAAGTLRQLDPSVVADRPLDCFFYDVLDASEVPESQSATLDRLREWGLHTNDRVAVVDAIEEATEYRDALLEAREDLNYEIDGTVIKVDARDARERLGATSRAVRWAFAYKFPPRAEVTRVTDVVVQVGRTGRLTPVALLDPVDVGGVTVSRASLHNPDEIERLGVGVGDEVRVRRAGDVIPEVAEVIEKRAEGTFDFPETCPVCGSPVERDGPLAFCTGGLTCDAQLVRAIVHYGSRTALDIDGLGEERVEQLVDGGVLSSLPDLYRLSVGDLAGLEGWGETSARNLIDAVDATRSPPLADFLVALGIPEVGGSTARNLAREFGALDAVMDASEAELQAVADVGPTVARHIHEFFANERNRAVVEELRDVGVAPEPVDTDAGDALDGLTFVFTGSLSVTRGDAQELIEHHGATATGSVSGNTDFLVVGENPGRTKRDDADAHDVPTLDEAAFADLLDEHGIEYPPEE, translated from the coding sequence CTGTCGTACGCCGACCCGGACAATCCGTATCTCCGCGACCCCGACACCGACTTCGACCCGGTCGAGGAGCTGACCCGCGAAGAGGGCCGGGCCCAGGCCGAAGCGCTCAGAGCGGCGATCCGCGAGCACGACCACCGTTACTACGTGCTGGCGGCTCCCCTCGTCTCCGACCGCGCCTACGACGAACTGTTCGCGCGGCTGCAGGACCTCGAAGCCCACTTCGACCTCGACACCGGGACGAGTCCGACCCGACGGGTCGGCGGGGAGCCGCTCGACGAACTCGAGACGGTCGAGCACCGCGCGCCGATGCTCTCGATCGAGCAGTCGACCGATGCCGACGCGGTCCGGGCGTTCGACCGCCGCGTCCGCGAGGCCGTCGGCGACGTCGACTACGTCTGCGAGCCGAAGTTCGACGGGCTCTCCGTGGAAGTCGTCTACGAGGACGGCGAGTACGTCCGGGCGGCGACGCGCGGCGACGGCGAGCGCGGCGACGACGTGACCGAGCAGGTCCGGACGATCCGCTCGATTCCGCTGTCGCTCCGCGGCGACGTCCCCGACTCGCTGGCGGTTCGCGGCGAGGTGTTTATGCCGAAAGACGCGTTCCGCGAACACAACCGCGAGCGGGTCGAGCGCGACGAGGAGCCGTTCGCGAACCCCCGGAACGCTGCTGCCGGGACGCTCCGCCAACTCGACCCCTCGGTCGTCGCCGACCGGCCGCTGGACTGTTTCTTCTACGACGTCTTGGACGCGAGCGAGGTTCCCGAGAGCCAGTCGGCGACGCTCGACCGGCTCCGCGAGTGGGGGCTCCATACCAACGACCGCGTCGCGGTCGTCGACGCCATCGAAGAAGCGACCGAGTACCGCGACGCGCTGTTGGAGGCGCGCGAGGACCTGAACTACGAGATCGACGGCACCGTGATCAAGGTCGACGCCCGCGACGCCCGCGAGCGACTGGGGGCGACGAGCCGCGCCGTCCGGTGGGCGTTCGCCTACAAGTTCCCGCCCCGCGCTGAGGTGACGCGGGTGACGGACGTCGTCGTGCAGGTCGGGCGGACCGGTCGGCTCACCCCCGTCGCCCTGCTTGACCCGGTCGACGTCGGCGGCGTGACGGTCTCGCGGGCGTCGCTGCACAATCCCGACGAGATCGAACGGCTCGGCGTCGGCGTCGGCGACGAGGTGCGCGTTCGCCGCGCGGGCGACGTCATTCCCGAAGTCGCCGAGGTGATCGAGAAGCGCGCCGAGGGGACGTTCGACTTTCCGGAGACGTGCCCGGTTTGCGGCAGCCCCGTCGAGCGCGACGGCCCGCTGGCGTTCTGCACGGGCGGGCTCACCTGCGACGCCCAGCTCGTCCGGGCGATCGTTCATTACGGCAGCCGGACGGCGCTCGACATCGACGGCCTCGGCGAGGAGCGCGTCGAACAACTGGTCGACGGGGGCGTCCTGTCGTCGCTACCGGACCTCTACCGGCTCTCGGTCGGTGACCTGGCCGGCCTGGAGGGCTGGGGGGAGACGAGCGCGCGGAACCTGATCGACGCGGTCGACGCCACGCGGTCGCCGCCGCTGGCAGACTTCCTCGTCGCGCTCGGGATCCCCGAGGTCGGCGGCAGCACGGCCCGGAACCTCGCGCGGGAGTTCGGGGCTCTCGACGCGGTGATGGACGCCAGCGAAGCGGAGCTACAAGCCGTCGCGGACGTCGGTCCGACGGTCGCGCGGCACATTCACGAGTTCTTCGCCAACGAGCGGAACCGCGCGGTTGTCGAGGAACTCCGCGATGTCGGCGTCGCGCCGGAGCCGGTCGACACCGACGCCGGCGACGCGCTCGACGGGCTGACGTTCGTCTTCACCGGGTCGCTGTCGGTGACGCGGGGCGACGCACAGGAGCTGATCGAGCATCACGGAGCGACGGCGACCGGGAGCGTCTCGGGCAACACGGACTTCCTCGTCGTCGGCGAGAATCCGGGGCGGACGAAACGCGACGACGCCGATGCGCACGACGTCCCGACGCTCGACGAGGCGGCGTTCGCCGACCTGCTCGACGAGCACGGAATCGAGTACCCGCCCGAGGAGTAG
- a CDS encoding O-acetylhomoserine aminocarboxypropyltransferase/cysteine synthase family protein, which yields MVDGFHTRSLHAGQEPDEATSARAPPIYQTTSYAFEDADHAADLYALEADGDVYSRISNPTTRILEDRLAALEGGVAAVATASGMAALDSATSVLASAGDNVVASADMYGGTATYLTKMATRRGVEVRVVDTLDYEAYAEEIDEDTAFVHVETIANPSLKTPDFERLADVAHAEAAPLVVDNTFATPYLCRPLEHGADIVWESTTKWIHGSGTTIGGVLVDGGTFPWEHADYDELSGENPAFGVDFVERYGDAAFANVVRQRALRTLGNQQSPFDAWQTIQGLETLPLRMARHCENARDVARFLRDHADVAWVSYPGFEDHPTHENARRYLGSDGGDVGERSDANERGDAGEFGGMVTFGLAAGFEAAKRTCEETELASFLANIGDAKTLVIHPASTTHAQLSAEEQRAAGLSPEMLRLSVGIEDADDVIADLDRAIRAATRDVSGAGDEGGADER from the coding sequence ATGGTCGATGGGTTCCACACCCGGAGTCTGCACGCCGGTCAGGAGCCGGACGAGGCGACGAGCGCACGCGCGCCGCCGATCTATCAGACCACCTCCTACGCCTTCGAGGACGCCGACCACGCCGCGGACCTCTACGCGTTGGAGGCCGACGGCGACGTCTACTCGCGGATCTCGAACCCGACGACGCGGATCCTGGAGGATCGGCTCGCAGCGTTGGAGGGCGGCGTCGCCGCCGTCGCGACCGCCTCGGGGATGGCGGCGCTGGATTCGGCGACGAGCGTGCTCGCCAGCGCCGGCGACAACGTCGTCGCGAGCGCCGATATGTACGGCGGGACGGCGACGTATCTCACGAAGATGGCGACGCGCCGCGGCGTCGAGGTCCGGGTCGTGGACACCCTCGACTACGAGGCCTACGCAGAGGAGATCGACGAGGACACCGCCTTCGTCCACGTCGAGACCATCGCCAACCCGTCGCTGAAGACGCCCGACTTCGAGCGCCTCGCCGACGTCGCCCACGCCGAGGCCGCGCCGCTCGTCGTCGACAACACGTTCGCGACGCCGTATCTCTGCCGCCCGCTCGAACACGGTGCGGACATCGTCTGGGAGTCGACCACGAAGTGGATTCACGGGTCGGGCACGACGATCGGCGGGGTTCTCGTCGACGGCGGCACGTTCCCGTGGGAGCACGCCGACTACGACGAGCTCTCCGGAGAGAACCCGGCGTTCGGCGTCGACTTCGTCGAGCGCTACGGCGACGCCGCGTTCGCCAACGTCGTCCGCCAGCGCGCGCTGCGGACGCTCGGCAACCAGCAGTCGCCCTTCGACGCCTGGCAGACGATCCAGGGGCTCGAAACCCTACCGCTCCGAATGGCCCGTCACTGCGAGAACGCCCGCGACGTCGCGAGGTTCCTCCGCGACCACGCGGACGTCGCCTGGGTGTCGTATCCGGGCTTCGAGGACCATCCGACGCACGAGAACGCGCGTCGATATCTCGGCAGTGACGGCGGCGACGTGGGCGAACGTAGCGACGCGAACGAACGAGGCGACGCCGGCGAGTTCGGCGGGATGGTCACGTTCGGGCTGGCCGCCGGTTTCGAGGCGGCTAAGCGGACCTGCGAGGAGACCGAACTCGCCTCCTTCCTCGCGAACATCGGCGACGCGAAGACGCTCGTGATCCACCCGGCGTCGACGACGCACGCGCAGTTGTCGGCGGAAGAACAGCGCGCCGCGGGGCTCAGCCCCGAGATGCTCCGGCTCTCTGTCGGCATCGAAGACGCCGACGACGTGATCGCCGACCTGGACCGGGCGATCCGCGCCGCGACCCGAGACGTTTCGGGGGCGGGCGACGAAGGGGGGGCAGACGAGCGATGA
- a CDS encoding pyridoxal-phosphate-dependent aminotransferase family protein, translating into MEEDFLLLNPGPVPITDEVSAAMDEPMVSHRSAAFEAVYERAQDGLDYIFEQSTLDGSSTATEGGGTSLILNGTASMGMEAAVANLVGDGGHVVALVNGKFGRRFARIAERYADVTRVEVPWGESIPLEDVRAVVTEGTDVVTMVHNETSTGLLNPVAGVGEVADEYGARFVVDGVTSIGGDAFELDSWNVDIAVTDSQKALAAPPGISAMYVTEEVKDDLDGEAAPFYEDLEWHLRKSASHQTPFTSAVPLFRAMAVAVEDIVEETMPTRIARHRRQAAAFRAGFTAMGLDLFADATGETELSNTVTSVSLPDAVSGDDADDFFDGVAARNVSISGGQGHLGGTIFRVSNMGGLPDAAIRRGVRTVGEAMAEAGVDVDVDAGIAAAEEELDVTETASADD; encoded by the coding sequence ATGGAAGAGGACTTCCTGCTCCTCAACCCCGGTCCGGTGCCCATCACCGACGAGGTGTCGGCGGCGATGGACGAGCCGATGGTCTCGCACCGATCCGCGGCGTTCGAGGCGGTCTACGAGCGTGCACAGGACGGTCTCGACTACATCTTCGAGCAGTCGACGCTCGACGGGTCCTCGACGGCGACCGAGGGAGGCGGGACCTCGCTGATTCTCAACGGGACCGCCTCGATGGGGATGGAGGCGGCCGTGGCCAACCTGGTCGGGGACGGCGGCCACGTCGTCGCGCTCGTCAACGGGAAGTTCGGCCGCCGCTTCGCGCGGATCGCCGAGCGCTACGCCGACGTCACGCGCGTCGAGGTCCCGTGGGGCGAGTCGATTCCCCTCGAAGACGTCCGCGCCGTGGTGACCGAGGGGACCGACGTGGTGACGATGGTCCACAACGAGACCAGCACGGGGCTCTTGAACCCCGTCGCCGGCGTCGGCGAGGTCGCCGACGAGTACGGCGCTCGCTTCGTCGTCGACGGCGTCACCTCCATCGGCGGCGACGCCTTCGAACTCGACTCCTGGAACGTCGATATCGCGGTCACGGACTCCCAGAAAGCGCTGGCGGCCCCGCCGGGCATCAGCGCGATGTACGTCACCGAGGAAGTCAAAGACGACTTGGACGGCGAGGCCGCGCCGTTCTACGAGGACCTGGAGTGGCACCTCCGAAAGTCCGCGTCCCACCAGACGCCCTTCACCAGTGCCGTCCCGCTGTTCCGCGCGATGGCGGTCGCCGTCGAGGACATCGTCGAGGAGACGATGCCGACGCGCATCGCCCGCCACCGCCGGCAGGCCGCGGCGTTCCGCGCCGGGTTCACCGCGATGGGACTGGACCTCTTCGCCGACGCGACGGGCGAGACGGAACTGTCGAACACCGTCACGTCGGTGTCGCTGCCCGACGCGGTCTCCGGTGACGACGCCGACGACTTCTTCGACGGCGTCGCGGCGCGCAACGTCAGCATCTCCGGCGGGCAGGGCCATCTCGGCGGCACCATCTTCCGCGTGAGCAATATGGGGGGGCTCCCCGACGCGGCCATCCGTCGCGGCGTCCGGACGGTCGGCGAGGCGATGGCCGAAGCGGGCGTCGACGTCGACGTCGACGCCGGCATCGCGGCCGCCGAGGAGGAACTCGACGTGACCGAGACGGCCTCCGCCGACGACTGA
- a CDS encoding HalOD1 output domain-containing protein gives MMETTVSEQIVEHVASATDTDPLELPPLYESIDPDALNALVAGPGDVEITFPYAGREVCVESGGAISIVDCSESPTADGIAADD, from the coding sequence ATGATGGAGACGACAGTGTCCGAACAGATCGTCGAACACGTAGCCAGCGCTACCGACACGGATCCGCTGGAGCTGCCGCCGCTGTACGAATCGATCGATCCGGACGCGTTGAACGCGCTCGTCGCGGGACCGGGCGACGTCGAAATCACGTTCCCGTACGCGGGCCGCGAGGTCTGCGTCGAGAGCGGGGGGGCGATCAGCATCGTCGACTGTTCCGAGTCACCCACAGCCGACGGTATCGCTGCCGACGACTGA
- a CDS encoding ABC transporter permease has translation MSWRAVARKEFRDAIRSRWLHGSTLFFVLFLAGTAGLFFGVLLGPESRQVSNLFGFFANLGVFSFSFPGLLALVLGFMALSTSYGSITEERESGSIKLLLSLPNSRLDAVLGKLLGRSGVVVVALLVGFFATFVVLLATGTRLELGSFSQQILLTALLGVAFVSVGLSISALADSNREATLATMGLYLVFAILWGSVSEGIPKLLNYAAQQLGGGGVAELTRVKLGVFLKYLNPLKTYETLAAQAYYGPAQARLVSTTFGERTVLAPVLEGSLPFYYSGWFLFLILLAWIALPAAVGYWAFEGADL, from the coding sequence CGCAAGGAGTTCCGCGACGCGATCCGCTCGCGGTGGCTCCACGGCTCGACACTGTTCTTCGTGCTGTTCCTCGCCGGGACCGCGGGGCTCTTTTTCGGCGTCCTCCTGGGTCCCGAGAGCCGTCAGGTGTCGAACCTGTTCGGATTCTTCGCCAATCTGGGCGTGTTCAGTTTCTCGTTCCCCGGGCTGCTCGCGCTCGTCCTCGGGTTTATGGCGCTCTCGACGTCGTACGGATCGATCACCGAGGAGCGCGAATCGGGGTCGATCAAACTGCTCCTGTCGCTGCCGAACTCGCGGCTCGACGCCGTCCTCGGAAAACTCCTGGGCCGCTCGGGCGTCGTCGTCGTCGCCCTGCTGGTCGGCTTCTTCGCGACCTTCGTCGTCCTCCTGGCGACCGGTACGCGGCTCGAACTCGGATCGTTCTCCCAGCAGATTCTGCTGACGGCGCTCCTGGGCGTCGCGTTCGTCTCCGTCGGTCTCAGTATCTCCGCGCTCGCGGACTCGAACCGCGAGGCGACGCTCGCGACGATGGGGCTGTATCTGGTTTTCGCGATCCTCTGGGGATCGGTCTCCGAAGGAATTCCGAAGCTCCTGAACTACGCGGCCCAACAGCTCGGTGGCGGCGGGGTCGCGGAACTCACGCGCGTCAAGCTCGGCGTCTTTCTCAAGTACCTGAACCCGTTGAAGACCTACGAGACCCTCGCTGCGCAGGCGTACTACGGCCCGGCGCAGGCCCGTCTCGTCAGCACCACGTTCGGCGAGCGGACGGTGCTGGCTCCCGTTCTCGAGGGGTCGCTTCCGTTCTACTACTCGGGGTGGTTCCTCTTTTTGATCCTGCTCGCGTGGATCGCCCTCCCCGCGGCAGTCGGCTACTGGGCGTTCGAAGGCGCCGATCTGTAA
- a CDS encoding sugar O-acetyltransferase, with the protein MDTEREKMLRGELYDPTDPELVADRKAARALTRRLNRTTEAETDRRWELLADLFGTVGEECYLELPFRCDYGYNIHVGDSFFANFGCVVLDVCRVEIGRNCMLGPGVHIYTATHPLDASERVAGLEYGKPVTIGDDVWIGGRAVLNPGVTVGDGSVIGSGAVVTEDVPANAVVQGNPATVVKELDSES; encoded by the coding sequence ATGGACACCGAACGGGAGAAGATGCTGCGAGGAGAGTTGTACGATCCCACAGACCCCGAACTCGTCGCCGATCGGAAGGCGGCGCGGGCGCTCACGAGACGCCTCAACCGGACGACCGAGGCCGAGACGGACCGGCGATGGGAACTGCTCGCGGACCTCTTCGGCACGGTCGGCGAGGAGTGCTACCTCGAACTGCCGTTTCGCTGTGACTACGGGTACAACATCCACGTCGGCGACTCGTTTTTCGCGAATTTCGGCTGCGTCGTCCTGGACGTCTGCCGGGTGGAGATCGGACGGAACTGTATGCTCGGCCCCGGCGTTCACATCTACACCGCGACGCATCCGCTCGACGCGAGCGAACGGGTCGCCGGACTCGAATACGGCAAGCCGGTCACGATCGGTGACGACGTCTGGATCGGCGGGCGGGCGGTCCTCAACCCCGGCGTCACCGTCGGCGACGGCAGCGTGATCGGATCGGGCGCGGTCGTGACCGAGGACGTCCCGGCGAACGCGGTCGTCCAGGGGAACCCGGCGACGGTCGTGAAGGAACTGGACTCGGAGTCCTGA
- the metX gene encoding homoserine O-acetyltransferase MetX: MKTESGTVDLGRFDFASGDEIENLEVAYETYGEFDGDSAEHGSASDRTQSGSNAVLVCHALTGSQNVAGYGSETTGQARAWWNDIVGPGKAIDTNEYYVVCANIPGSCYGTSGPASEDPEGEVYGTDFPPVTLGDWTRSQRLLLDQLGVGRLHAVVGGSVGGMNALDWAKRYPDDVRYVVSVAAAARLDAQCLALDAVARRAITTDPNWNGGEYYDQDERPTDGLALARQIGHIMYLSKSSMEQKFGRRAAGRDARRDSFPSDPAAAFFPYRDVESYLDYQAEKFVDRFDANSYLYLTRAMDDYDLAEGYEDDARAVAAFEGEALLLSFTGDWHFTTEQSETVAAAFRETDAPVAHHVIESDHGHDAFLVEPEKVGPPLRDFLDAGVEGRAVHDTDEPDADSGTDFAPVHASLFSQ; this comes from the coding sequence ATGAAAACCGAAAGCGGCACGGTCGACCTCGGCCGGTTCGACTTCGCCTCCGGCGACGAGATCGAGAACCTCGAAGTCGCCTACGAGACCTACGGCGAGTTCGACGGCGACAGCGCGGAGCACGGCTCCGCGAGCGACCGGACGCAGTCCGGTAGCAACGCAGTGTTAGTCTGTCACGCCCTCACCGGGAGTCAGAACGTCGCGGGCTACGGCTCGGAGACGACCGGGCAGGCCCGCGCGTGGTGGAACGACATCGTCGGGCCGGGGAAGGCGATCGACACCAACGAGTACTACGTCGTCTGCGCGAACATTCCCGGGTCGTGCTACGGCACGTCGGGCCCTGCCTCCGAAGACCCCGAAGGCGAGGTGTACGGCACCGACTTCCCGCCCGTTACCCTCGGCGACTGGACGCGCTCGCAGCGACTGCTCCTCGATCAACTGGGCGTCGGGCGCCTGCACGCCGTCGTCGGCGGGAGCGTCGGCGGGATGAACGCCCTCGACTGGGCGAAGCGCTACCCCGACGACGTCCGCTACGTCGTCTCCGTGGCCGCCGCCGCTCGCCTCGACGCCCAGTGTCTCGCGCTCGACGCCGTCGCGCGCCGAGCGATCACCACCGACCCGAACTGGAACGGCGGCGAGTACTACGACCAGGACGAGAGACCGACCGACGGCCTCGCGCTCGCCCGGCAGATCGGACACATAATGTACCTCTCGAAGTCGTCGATGGAGCAGAAGTTCGGCCGCCGGGCGGCCGGCCGCGACGCCAGACGCGACTCGTTCCCGTCGGATCCGGCGGCGGCCTTCTTCCCGTACCGGGACGTCGAGTCCTACCTCGACTACCAGGCCGAGAAGTTCGTCGATCGCTTCGACGCCAACTCCTACCTCTATCTCACCCGCGCGATGGACGACTACGACCTCGCGGAGGGGTACGAGGACGACGCCCGCGCCGTCGCGGCTTTCGAGGGCGAGGCGCTGTTGCTCTCCTTCACCGGCGACTGGCACTTCACCACCGAGCAGTCCGAGACGGTCGCCGCCGCGTTCCGCGAGACCGACGCCCCGGTCGCCCACCACGTCATCGAGTCCGACCACGGCCACGACGCGTTCCTCGTCGAACCGGAGAAGGTCGGGCCGCCGCTGCGGGACTTCCTCGACGCCGGCGTCGAGGGGCGCGCCGTCCACGACACCGACGAACCGGACGCCGACTCCGGGACCGACTTCGCGCCCGTCCACGCCTCGCTGTTCAGTCAGTGA